In the Chitinivibrionales bacterium genome, one interval contains:
- a CDS encoding BamA/TamA family outer membrane protein — protein MRHYILSLAVFSLFTAPLFSQNEQAGRWNDREVWKVSRLKIKGTKKLNKRNILPALRLTPSLFDQKKYSRRTLQKDSTTLYQIYRSHGFLRATITIDTIVHDSSDRRVRIVFLVDEGPQTEIDSVDISGNIEDYESPLKKELQANPGKALSFSIINSDIQRIETWLGNRGYLESSADCKIGLNNDSLESSLSYTFKSGPRIRIDSIYISHPESVKPLVVERELKFDREDTLTRKSIRRSVNDLYSTGLFSFVTLNYDSLADISPVDSSLRIVNIDVRKRHFFTAEFGLGYYTLGSSYKFWQQFRGSVESSYSNFLGLGIKGLLRGKASFINQEIEGGLVIPWIFGLPVDWDGRVLWGHDNEKPINFARTRVELKQRFEYRPAINSETHIIHRWEKSNTYESADPDSVEDKTTHSIGWGFSYDSRSDIIDPEKGVFTTMDIEIAGLGGARGNQFIKGETVSRGYMPVLGSSVLSSALRFGLALPYGASEIVPSQERFYLGGPNVMRGFEEKQFGELDSVDGKLVPIGGTAYFAMNVAELRYPIYRILGGTLFLDAGILKNVQSTSLDQTLSSLSFNDLSFNAGAGLRVKTPLVIIRFEVGHQLDKSLDDKSSYAWHLSVGNAF, from the coding sequence ATGAGACATTATATATTATCTTTAGCAGTATTTTCACTTTTTACAGCACCGCTGTTTTCTCAAAATGAGCAAGCCGGAAGGTGGAACGATCGTGAAGTCTGGAAAGTGTCGCGCCTTAAAATTAAGGGCACAAAAAAGCTGAATAAACGAAATATTCTTCCCGCCCTCCGTCTTACACCCTCACTTTTCGATCAGAAGAAATACAGCCGGCGGACATTGCAGAAAGACAGTACGACCCTTTATCAGATCTACCGCAGTCATGGATTTTTGAGAGCCACAATTACCATCGATACCATTGTACACGACAGTTCGGACAGGAGAGTGCGTATCGTTTTTCTGGTTGATGAAGGTCCACAGACAGAGATCGACTCGGTTGATATTTCGGGGAATATCGAGGACTATGAATCGCCTTTGAAAAAGGAGCTTCAGGCAAATCCCGGCAAGGCACTCTCTTTCTCTATAATCAACAGCGACATACAACGAATTGAAACCTGGCTCGGGAATCGCGGATATCTGGAGTCATCGGCGGATTGTAAAATCGGACTCAATAACGACTCCCTGGAATCCTCACTCTCCTACACATTTAAAAGCGGCCCTCGAATCCGAATAGACAGCATTTATATCAGTCATCCGGAATCGGTAAAGCCCCTGGTGGTCGAACGGGAGCTGAAATTCGACAGGGAAGACACCTTGACCAGGAAGTCGATACGACGATCCGTCAACGATCTTTATTCGACCGGTTTATTTTCTTTTGTTACGCTCAATTACGATTCGCTTGCCGACATATCGCCTGTCGATTCTTCACTGCGGATTGTAAATATTGATGTGCGAAAACGGCATTTTTTTACGGCCGAATTCGGTCTGGGATATTATACGCTGGGTTCGAGCTATAAATTCTGGCAGCAGTTCCGGGGCAGTGTCGAATCAAGCTACAGCAATTTTCTTGGTCTGGGAATCAAGGGGCTTCTCAGAGGAAAGGCAAGTTTTATCAATCAGGAAATCGAGGGTGGTCTTGTTATCCCCTGGATTTTCGGATTACCTGTTGATTGGGATGGCCGCGTTCTGTGGGGGCATGATAATGAAAAGCCCATTAATTTTGCTCGTACCAGAGTTGAACTCAAGCAACGGTTTGAATACAGACCGGCAATAAATTCAGAAACCCACATTATCCATCGGTGGGAAAAGAGTAATACCTATGAATCGGCGGACCCCGATTCGGTTGAAGATAAAACGACACATAGTATCGGATGGGGATTCAGTTACGATTCCCGTTCGGATATAATCGACCCGGAAAAGGGCGTCTTCACGACAATGGATATCGAAATCGCCGGATTAGGCGGAGCCCGGGGTAATCAGTTCATAAAAGGCGAAACCGTATCGAGGGGATATATGCCTGTTCTGGGATCCAGTGTCCTCTCATCAGCACTCCGATTCGGCCTGGCGCTTCCCTACGGCGCCAGTGAAATCGTTCCTTCACAGGAACGTTTTTACCTCGGCGGACCAAATGTCATGCGCGGCTTCGAGGAAAAGCAGTTTGGAGAACTCGATTCTGTTGACGGCAAACTGGTACCAATCGGCGGAACAGCCTATTTTGCCATGAATGTGGCGGAACTCCGGTATCCTATCTATCGAATACTTGGCGGAACCCTTTTCCTGGACGCCGGTATTCTGAAAAATGTCCAGAGTACATCACTCGATCAAACACTCAGTTCACTTTCCTTTAATGATCTGAGTTTTAACGCAGGAGCTGGATTGCGAGTAAAAACACCCCTTGTTATTATCCGTTTTGAAGTAGGACATCAGCTCGACAAATCGCTTGATGACAAGTCATCCTATGCTTGGCACCTGAGTGTGGGAAACGCATTTTGA